The DNA sequence CGCCGTTACGGAAGGCATGGCTGCCTGGAAAGCGGGAGATCAGAAAGATTTACTCGAAGGGCTTTACTGGATTGCGCGCTATTCCTATCCAGATGTAGTATTGGAGGAACTCAGGGATGATATTGACATGATCGTTCGTGCTGTACGGCACCAGTTCAATCCCGATGGTCACCCCATTAAACAGGTGAAAGCCATCAATGAAGTGCTCTTCGACCAAATGGGTTTTGGCCCCAACAGCCGTAACTTTCACAACCCGGCCAACTCGATGATCAATCAGGTGTTGAACCACAAAAGGGGGAATCCGATCAGCTTATGTGCCGTGTATTATCTGGTAGCTAAAAAACTCGGGATGCCGATTGCAGGGGTCAACCTCCCCAACCTGTTTGTCCTGATTTACCCGCACGAAACCACACCTTTTTATATCAATGCTTTTAATAAGGGACTGATATTCTCCAAAGAAGATCTACAGGAATATGTCCGCCATCTTCATATCAAGATCGACCCCGTGTATTTCGAGCCTTGTTCACATCAGGCCATCATTATTCGCAGTCTTCGAAATTTGATATTTTCTTTTAAAAAATTAGGGGATACTGAACGCACCAACGAGGTTAGATCGTTATTAGATATTTTTGTAGGAAATTAGATCATTTCAGGACTTTTTGACTTATCCGTGGTTGAATAAGAGGCTTAATTTGAATTATTGAGGGTGTTGTCATGGTTTTTTTAGACTGTTTTGGGATATAGTTTGAATTTATTCTTTAATGTCTTTTTAAAGTGTTGATTTTGGCATATTATGTGTAATAAATCAATCATAAAACAACAACAACCCTGTATGAGTACAATAAAACCCACCGCATCGAGTCAGCGAGTAGCGTCGGTTGATGCACTAAGAGGCTTTGCCATTTTAGGAATTTTGTTTGCCAACATCCTTTCATGGAGTGGTTACAAATTCATCCCCTTTACTGCTATGGAAGGGTTGAAATGGCACGAATTTGACTCCTACATATCGACTTTCCTGAGTGTGTTTATCGACACCAAATTTTACACGATCTTTTCCCTTCTTTTTGGTATTGGTTTTTATTTTCAGTTTAAGAAATTTAAAAATCAGGCAGATCAAAAGCCATTTGTCGATGTTTACCGCCGAAGAATGAGCTTTCTGATTTTATTCGGATTTATTCACATGACTTTCTGGTCGGGAGATATCCTGATGCTTTATGGAATGATGGGTTTCATCTTGCTTGAGCTAAGAAATCTGACCAAAGAAAATTTGTTGAAGGTCAGTATGATTTTGCTGATGAGCTCTTTGGTGTTGGATGTGATCTTGATGTATGTCGCTCCCGGTTATGGAGTGCCTGATGTGGCGCTGGCGAAAAAGCACTATATAGATATGGCACCTGAGGCAGTTTCTGCCGCATTTATGTCTGGCGATTGGTTGACAACACTGAAAGTAAATGCCCACAATATTATGTGGCGCTGGTTCGATTTTGTTCCTATGGGCCGACCAACGAAAGTGTTGGGCTTATTCCTGATGGGCTACTATTTGGCAGAGCAGAATTTCTTCAATACTACCGCTAAAAAAGGCGTCAATTTCTGGAAATTCTTCATTCCTGGTATAGCACTTACTTTAACCGGTAAATACCTTATCGGAGGCAGCATGTCAGCTATTCCTACGCAGTGGAGTGATATTCTTTTCAAAGCGATTGAGGTGCCCGGACAGGTATTGTTAAGCTTGTCGTATGTGTGTTTGTTGGTGGTTACTTACGAATCAAATTTTGGAAAAAAAGCATTGCAGGGACTGACAGACGTTGGTCGGATGTCTTTTACAAACTACCTTTCACATACTATTTTCGGAATTGTTTTATTCTACGGAGTAGGCTTTGGCTACTTTGGGCAGTGGAGCCTGACACAAATCTGGATCGTGGCCGTTGGTTTTTATGCCTTCCAAATCGCCTTCAGTAGAATTTGGTTGAAGGTTTTCGCCTTCGGACCATTGGAGTGGGGATGGAGATGCCTGACTTATAAAACCATGTTCCCTATCCGCAGATCAACGATTGCTGAACAAAAACGCATGGCACAACAAACGGCCTAAAGCGAAAAGATAATTACATAAAAAAGGCGTGTTCCTGTTCGGGGCACGCCTTTTTTTCTTTTAAACTTTCTTTACTTTTAGAGTATTACTTTCCTGACTGATGACCTCAATGGTACTATTGGCTTCAATATAATCGCCGCGAGTAAAAGCATCATAAATCTTGCCCTCAATTTCCACTTTTCCACTCGGCCTCAGGATGGTGTAGGCTTGCCCCTGTAGGCCTACCAAATTATGCTCGTAAGTATTTACGGTGTATCCCTCATCAGAATCCTGGGTGTCCTGCAATGCGATTTTATGAATAAAAGATGATTTGTGAAGCCTGAAGCTCATCACCAAAAGCAGTAGGGTCGTCAGCCCAAAAGCAAGCAGCACTGCGGTAATTGCATTATTGATTTGTGTGGTCGGGACGTGGTCAAAGTTAAAGAAATCGTTGCTGACCATCCCAAGCCCGAGGGCTGCAAGAATCAGGATCAGGCCAGAGATCCCCGCAAAACCAAAACCTGGGATCACAAATATTTCCGCCGCCAGCAAGCCGACGCCAATAATGAACATCAGGATCTCCCAGTATTGTGCCAGGCCATGTAAATAGTGAGGGACCAGGTAGAGGGTCAGGGCAATCGCACTTGCCGCTATTGGAAAACCAACACCAGGCGTTTGGAGCTCAAAATAAATGCCTCCTAAAATGATCATGATGAGCACACCACTGATCATAGGATTTAAAAAGAAAGCAATGATTTTTTCTGTGGCAGAAAGTTCATAATGGCTGAGCTGATAATCATCAATACCAGCCCTTTCGAGCAGCTCGGGGATATTCTCTGCCTCACCAGTCGCAATTTTCCACTTGATAGCTTCTGAGGTGGAAAGCGTGAGCACTTTTCCCGAGTCTGAAAGGTCCTTGATATACAGCGACTGATCAACCATCGCTTCCGCAATTTTTGGGTCGCGGCCCTTGGCTTCTGCCGTGGAGCGCATAATCGAGCGCATATAGGACTGATATTTGTCGGGAGCAGCCTCGCCAGTCTGTACCACAACGGTGGCCGCACCAATACTTGCGCCCTGGGTCATGTAAATGCTGTCGCAGGCCAGCGAAATAAGCGCCCCAGCCGAGGCAGCATCTTTATTAATGAATACATAAACGGGCTGTTCGTAATTTAGGATCCTCGTGCGGATATCGTCAGCATCATTCACCGCCCCACCGTAAGTATCCATTTCAATAACGACCACATCCGATTGTTGGGCATCAGCTTCTTTGAAAGCGAGATCAACATAGCGGTTCATTCTTGGGTCAATTTCGCTGTCAATTTTCATGACAAAAACTTTCGTCTGCGCCCAGCAGCTAAGCTGAACAAGCATGAAAAGTAAAGTCAGGGAGATGGGCCTGAATCGGCCTGTTTGGTTGAATTTCATGAATATAAATATCAGGTGGTTGATCTTATTAAGTGGATACCTGTTGAAAGGGTACTGAATTCTTTATTATAATGAATAAAAGTATTATCCTTGAATAATCTAACACAACGTTAATAAAAATGCTCTTTTGAGCAGGATAATTGTTTTCGGTTAAAAATCGCCAATTTTGAGCAAATTACAAATCATTGAGCTGCCCGCCAGGTTATGGAAGCTTCAGGCAGATGTGCATAGTGGTACGATCGGTTTAGAATTCAGGGAACAGGACAGCCTGCAAGCTAACTTTGCACTCATTACCCCTGAAGGAGAAATGCATGGCCCTTTTGAGATGCCCGAAAAGTGGTGGGTAACGCTTGATGCGGTCATTGGGGCAAAATTATTGGTGCGCAGCTATGAGGATCATGCCAATCCGCAGACCAAAAAACTGTGGTTGCTCGATACGCATGCGCAGGAAATTCTCTGGGAGGTGGATAAATTCTTGCCCAACAGGGTGGATCAGCCTTGGATTTATGGGCACTTTATTGAAGGGGATGAGGGGAAATTCGCCAAAATAAACATGGATACCGCAGCGGCGAGTTATTTATCGCAGGAAAAAGTTGCTGACCACGAGAATGGTGATAAATCCGCCGAAATATCGCATTATGTGGAAGGGACTACCCACTTTGAGCAGGTCCACCGCTTTTTGTCGAAAAAAGTTGGCGATTTTGCGGTAAAAGCAATCGATTATTTTCAATCTGATGGACGAATTATAATTTCTTACTATATTTACGAAGGTGAAAATTTGATTAATAAACTTCACATTTTTGATCGTGAAGGAACAGTGCTCCACCATGATATTTTAGGTACTTCGCTGCCAACAGTAGCACTTCAGAGTTTTTTTGTTCTTTTCGGTCAGTTGATTTTTGTCAACCGTCATAACCAGTTGTCTATATATGAACTGTAAAAAAATAGCAGTTGCAGTTTCTGCATTCCTACTTGCATTCACGTTTAATGTCGCCGATGCCTCAGCGCAAGCGATAAAAACCCATACGATTCAAAAGGGGCAAACCCTTTACTCCATTGCCAGACAGTACCATGCTTCTGTTAAGGAGCTTGAAGAGCTGAACCCTGGCCTGACCAATAATATTGCGGCTGGCCAAACGATTAAAGTGCCCGCAGGCACCGCACAGGCGACCGCATCGAAGAAAGTCCATGTCGTGAAATCTGCGGAAACATTGTACAGTATTTCAAGACAATATAATGTCAGCGCTAATCAGTTGATTCAGTATAATAACTTGAAATCTACTGCGCTAACTGCCGGACAAGCACTTAAAATCCCATCTGATGGTGCTGATGCGGTAAAGGTGGCGAGTGAAATTGCCAAGGCGAACAGTAAAAAGCATAAGGTACAGCGAGGAGAAACCCTCTATGCCATTGCTCAGAAATATCAGGTTTCGGTAGCGAATATCAAATCGTGGAACGCCATGAAAGGCAACTCGCTTGATGTGGGGCAGGAGTTGATTGTTGGTTTGGGAAAAGCAGAAGCCAGTCCAGTTGTAGTGGCTGAAGTTAATGTTCCTGCCAAGAAAGAAACCGCCAGCCCAACGAAAACATTGCCAGCAACAGCGGCAAAGAGTGATAAGCCGGTGAAGGAAATCCCTTATTCCCGCGAAGAAATTCAGGATGGCTCGGAGTTCAAGAAGGTGGTTGAACGCGGAATGTCAGGAATTATGACAGGCTCTGAGGACACTAAAAAATATTTGGCCCTGCACCCTACGGCACCCGTTGGAACAATTATGCAGGTAAGAAATGACATGAACAATCGCAGTGTTTTTGTTCGTGTGATTGGAAAGTTGCCTCCTACGGGCGACAACAAGAAATTGGTGATCAGCCTGAGTAAAACAGCTTATGAGCGATTGGGCGCATTCGATCAGCGGTTCCCTGTAGAGGTAACCTATGTGCCTTAATCGATCCAAAAATATAGATCTTAAAACCCGCCTCGTGCGGGTTTTTTTATGCCCAATGGAGATTTATTTTCCCTGTAATAGGTGCTTTTTTGGATACTAAGCGCTAACTTAATGGAAACTGCGTGCTATTGTGTGGTTTTATTTGCGGAAGTAATTTAAACTTAGCAGGTATTATTGGTATAATTAAAAGGTATTTGATGGGCGAGGGTTGCAGGTGGTTTTTTTTGAATAATGAAAGATTTATCTTTGTAAAATATTATAAACTTATTGAAATGAACAATATGAACTCACTTAAACTATTTTTTGTCGCTTTTGCGATGATTTTCGCTTTTCAGGCAAAGGCGCAGAAAGAGGTTTCAGGCGTGAAATTACCAGCAACCACAACTGTTGACGGGCAGAAACTCACCCTTAATGGTGCGGGAACTCGCTCTAAATATTTTATGGATTTATATGTTGGTGCGTTGTATTTGGGCGCTTCATCCAAAGATGCCGCTGGAGTAGTTGGCGCTGATGAAGTACAGTCGGTGAAATTGACCATCATTTCTGGTTTGGTAACCCGTGATAAATTCAACAGCTCTACCAAAGAAGGGTTCGAGGCATCAACCAATGGAAATACCGAGGCTTTAAAGTCGGAGATCGATCAGTTTATGGGTGCCTTTTCTGAGGATATCAGTAAGCAGGACGCTTTCGACTTCAATTATATTCCAGGTAAAGGAACACAAGTATTGAAAAACGGAAAGTTATTAACGACCATCGAAGGTATGGAATTCAAGAAAGCTTTGTTCGGCATTTGGTTAGGAAACAAACCAGCAGACAAAGGATTGAAATCTGCGATGATGGGCAAATAATAAGCCTTGAAAAATAAATACAAAGGAGCACACTTCAGCAGTGTGCTCCTTTTTTTATATCATTCCCCATCGTGATCAAAAGGGATATTCAGAAATTGATTGAGCGGTGCCATGGCTCGGAAAATCTCATCACATTGCGTCAGGATGCGCTCTTGCATGAAATCCTGTATGGGCATGGGCTTCATCGCCAGGAAATCTTTATGGCGAAGAAATGCAATCAGTGGGTCATTTTTGTCATAACCACGTGGGGCAGTTTTAAGGGTGTCGCCTTGCAATCCGCCAAATTGTGCCACAAAATCGGGGGCTTCAACAATTTGCCGAAAGGCATCACCATTATAGTAGATTTCCTCCCGAATGCTTTTCAGTCGTGCACCCTGCGGCTGCCAAACGCCTCCGGCAATCATACATTTTTCAGGTTCGAGGTGGACATAAATCCCCGCACGGTCAGATTTTCGGTTACCGCTGATCCATGCGCCTAAATGTGTTTTGTAGGGGCGTTTGTCTTTAGAAAAACGAACATCCCTGTAAATTCTGAAAACGCTTTTTTTGGGGTCTTCCAGGGCAAGCAAGGGGTCGTATTTGGCGGCAATGGGAATCAGTTGTGCCATAAGTGCGGCCAGTTCGTCCTTGGCACTAATGTATAATGCTTTATGCTCCTGAAACCATTCGCGGTTGTTATTGTCCTGAAGCTGGCTCAGGAAGTCAAAAGTTGAGCGAGAGATCATGGGGTCATTTTTTGGTGAACAAATTGTTTGTCAGTATAAAGATACAGCCTAATGCTACAATCGGTAAATCTGTGGATTAAAATATAAGGTAACTTTTGAGGGTTTAGGTATTAATTCCCTGCGATGCTGGCAGCTGTGGCGTAAAATGAACGGCAGAGCGGGTACAGGGAGGAATCGGTAAGTCTTTAAGTGTCAATTTGGGAAAATTTCCGTAAGTTTGAGAACTTTTGAATCATTAAGGAATTTAGGAATTTGGATATATCAGTCATTGTACCGCTTTTCAACGAAGAGGAATCGCTGCCAGAGTTGACCGCATGGATTGACCGTGTGATGAAAGCCAACAACTTTATCTACGAACTGATAATGGTAGATGATGGAAGTAAAGACCGATCTTGGGAGATCGTTAAGTCTTTGCGTGGGCAATATCCCGCTATTCAGGGAATTAAATTCAATCGAAACTATGGGAAATCTGCGGCCCTTAATCGTGGCTTTGCGGCTGCGCATGGCGAGGTGGTCATTACCATGGATGCCGATCTTCAGGATAGCCCCGATGAAATCCCTGGCCTGTACCGTAAAATCGTCGAAGAAGGCTTCGATTTGGTGTCTGGCTGGAAGGAAAAGCGCTATGACCCGATCTCCAAAACCATTCCGTCAAAATTCTTTAATTATGTTACCCGAAAACTTTCGGGCATTCAGCTGAATGATTTTAATTGTGGACTGAAAGCCTACCGCCTCGAGGTGGTCAAGAGTGTGCAGGTGTATGGCGAGATGCACCGTTACATTCCTGTGCTGGCCAAATGGGCGGGCTTTTCCAATATTGGCGAGCAGGTTGTACAGCACCGTGCACGGAAGTACGGAGAAACCAAGTTTGGCCTTGAGCGGTTTGTTCATGGCTTCCTGGATTTGCTCTCAGTAACTTTTGTGTCGCGCTTCAAGAAAAAGCCAATGCACTTTTTTGGGGTCTTTGGTACGCTCAGCTTTATGATGGGTTTTTTCACCACGCTCTACCTGATCTTCAATAAAATTTATTGCCTGTATCAGCATATGCCCGTCCGCGAGATCGTCGATCAGCCTTTGTTTTATATTGCATTGGTTGCCGTAGTGATCGGTATGCAGTTGTTCCTCGCAGGATTTATTTCTGAGTTACTCGTGATGAAAAATGATCATTCCAACGATTATTTGGTTGCTGATGTGATTGAAAATGAGGTCACCACTGAAGGCCCCGTTGAAGGTTAATTTAATATTTTCGTCGTTAAAGAACCATGAATACGTTTTTTTCGATTATCGTTCCCGTGTATAATCGTCCGGAGGAGATTACAGAATTTCTGAATAGTTTGCTCACGCAGACTTACCACGATTTTGAGGTCATTATTGTGGAGGATGGTTCTACGGAGGATTGTAAAGCGATTGCGGAGCAATTTGCCGACCGCCTGCAACTTCAGTATTTTTACAAAGAAAATACAGGGCAGGGGCCGAGTCGTAACTTGGGTTTCTCCAAAGCAAAGGGCGATTTCTTCCTGGTCTTTGATAGTGATGTTATTCTGCCCAAAACTTATCTCAGTACGGTAGATGCCGAGCTGAAAATCCGTAAACTTGATGCTTTCGGTGGACCCGATGCCGCACACCCAGGATTTAACAGCCTGCAAAAAGCAACGACTTACGCCATGACCTCCTTTTTTACCACTGGTGGCATACGTGGCGGAAGTAAGGCCGATGAGAAATTTCAGCCGCGCAGTTTCAATATGGGGATGAGCAGAAAGGTGTATGAAGCGACCCACGGTTTTCATCTGGATCGTTTGAGTGAAGATATTGAACTTTCGATTCGTATGCGTAATCTGGGTTTTAAAGTCGGCTTAATTCCCGAAGCATGGGTGTACCATAAACGCCGCACTTCCCTTCGGCAGTTTTTCAAACAGGTGTTTTCTTTTGGGCATGGCCGATGGATACTCAGCGGTATTCACCATGGGCAATTAAAGGCCATTCATTGCTTTCCTTCTGTTTTTGTGCTTGGGCTGATTTTTACCTTCACCTCATTTCTGTGGAGCATTCCATTGGGGAGCTTCTGCCTGTCGGTATTGTTGCTGTGGTATTTTGCGATTTTGCTGGATGCCTCCCAAAAAAACAATAGCCTGACGGTCGGCTTGCTCAGTATGGTTACTTCAACAATCCAACTTTCAGGCTATGGCTTGGGCTTCCTTCGCGGTGGCTTCCGAAAGCTCCTGGGCATGAAAATCTATTAATTCTTTCGGCAGAAATAAACAATTTCTTCAGCAGGAAAGCCGTATTTTCGGACTTCCTCTTCAGGCAAACGCTGAACGAACGTGTCTTCGAGAACATCGAAACCAGCCTTTTTCAAACGCTGGCCATAATCCCTGCCAAACAGGCGTACGTGGTCCGTTTGTCCGTAGGCATCCTCTCTTGCCTGTGGGCTCGTAATGCTTGGGTCCTCAAAAGTATGTTCGAGGCTCATGTCCTGTGGCGACTGCAAAATGGCAAAGCCTCCTTTTTTCAGGACACGGAAAATTTCCGACATCGCCTGGTGGTCATCTTCCACATGTTCCATAACATGATTGCAGAATACGGCATCAAAGTGATGGTCCTCAAAAGGGATCTGATGAACATCCATCTTCACTTTTGCCAAAGGCGACTCGAGGTCTCCCGTGATGTATTCCAAATTGCGCATTTTTTCAAATCGCTTGATGAAGCAGAGCTCAGGCGCAATATGCAATACCTTTTTTGGGGCAGTAAAGAAATCGGTTTTGTCTTCGAGGTATCGCCACATCAGGCGGTGACGCTCAAGGGTCAGGCAGTTGGGGCATAGGGCATTGGCCCTCGGAGGGGTTCGGCCGTAAGGTAAAAATTCCCGATATTCATGATCGCACACATTACAGTGAACGCCATGTCCACGGTAGAATAAACCCAGAAATTTTGCACCAAAATGGGCAAAGTGTTGGAGGTATTTTCTTGGAATATGTTTGATGACAAAACTGATGAGTTTCTTCATTGTCTGAGCGAAATTGTTGGCGCTTGAAAAATTGTTTACGGTGCCAAAACTGATCAATCAGTGAGCACGAAAGGCAAATATAGCCAAGATTTTCATTTCCTCAATTTACATTTGGGCCTCGCCCTGAGATAAAGTCTGTTAAACTTTAATTTTTGCCCAAATTTTAAGAGTTTTAGCTTTAGTGGCATCAATTCCTCTCCTAATCTAAATATGCGGTATCTTTTATTTTTTCTACTGATCATTTTCCTTTTCGCCCCTGCGCAGGTATGGGCGCAGACGAAGGCCTCAAGAACCAGTGCTACCGAGGCACAGTCGAGTAAATATTTAGCGAAAAAACATCGATCAAAGCAAAATCAATACTCGTATATCATCAAGAAGAACAGCAAGAAAACACTCTATGGAAACCCTTGTTTTACGCAGGCTACTCACAATATGGGCTTTGAATATTTGATTATGCCCAAAGGTAGAAAGCCTTATAAAAACGAATGGCAGCGGTTTTGGCAGAATTTTGGCGTGAAAACCAAGCTGTTTTTTACCCGTGGCCCATGGTGGAAACTCAAGCTGAATAAGCAGTTTAAGGAGTGCCAGATACAAACAGGGGACTACAACCCAGGAATATAATTTTTGATATTTTACCATCTCGATATGAAAAAGCTAATTTTTTCGCTTATCGTCCTGACATTTTTTGTTTCCTGCAAGAAAGAAAGTCTGGACATGCAGTCGTTGAAGCTGAACATTCAACACCAGGTGGGCGATGAGCCACTAAAGCTGAATCAGTACCTGTACACCAACCGTAGTGGAGAAAAATTTGAAGTAACCAAGCTCAACTATTATATCAGTGAAATACAGCTTTTAAAAGATGAAAAGGTCATTTTTGTGAAAGACAGCCTGTGGTACACCTCTCTTTCGGGTGCGCAGACCGATCAGCAGATTAGTCTGCCAGAAGCACCCGTGGGACGCTTCGATGCGGTGCAGTTTACTTTCGGATTACCTGACCAGTGGAATGCGGAAGATAAGGTTCCTTTGGATCAGTTCAGGGCGATGGTGTGGCCTGCCCATATGGGTGGTGGACTTCATTTTATGAAATTTGAAGGGAATTATTTCAAGGCACCACAGGGAGAGGAAGAGGCCAATGGTTTTGCCATTCACAGTGGTAATTTATTGAAGGATGGCGTTGTTCACGATCATTTTTTTACCGTTCATGTGCCGATTGCTTCCTCAACAGAGGCAACCAGGGAGGTGAATTTAGTATTCGATGTGTCGAAATGGGTAGATCAGCCAGCACAAGCCTACCCATTTGCGGAATTGTCAGGTATTATGGGGAGCGTAGAAAAGCAAGCCATATTGGTGAAGCATGGTCCGACCGCATGGCGTGAAAAATAGTAAGCAGATGAGAAAATATACATTTTTGTTGATTGCACTGACCGCCATGGCATTTTCGTGTGTGTGGCAAAAAGAGCCTGCACAGGAAAACGTAGCGACACCCTACGCATTGGAAGCGCCTGCAAAATTTCCCAAAATCAGTATCCCTGAAGATAATCCGATGACGGTGGAAGGCGTGGCAATGGGGCGAAGAATTTACTACGACAGGTCATTGAATACCCAAAAGGTGGGGGTGGCCTGTAGCGATTGCCATCAGCAAAAAGCAGGATTTAGCAGTCCTGGTGAAAAAGGGCAGTTGGCAATTATGCCTCATGTAAACTTGGCTTATGAGACCTCCTTTTTATGGAATGGCGCAGAACAGGGGATTCTCGAGGATGTGATGCTCTTCGAGATTAAAGATTTTTTTGCCGCAGACCTGAGCTATGTTAATGCCGATGCGGAATATAAGCGATTGGCCAAAGTCGCCTTTGGGAAAGATGATATTGATTATCAGACGATGGCTTATGCTCTGGCGCAATTTTCAAGAACGCAGCTGAGTGGTAACTCAAAATTCGATCAGTACAATCGGGGCGAAATTCAGCTTTCTGAACAGGAAAAACGGGGGCTTGAGCTTTTCTTCAGTGAAGATGGCGACTGTTTTCACTGCCATAGCACGGTGCTGTTTTCTGATAGTGATTTTCATAATATTGGCTTGGACAGCACCTTCAATTTAGGGAATGCTGGGCGGTATGTTATTTCTCAGGACTCCGTTGATATCGGTAAATTCAAAACCCCAAGCTTGCGTAATATTGCCGTTTCTGCTCCTTATATGCACGATAACCGCTTTGAAACCCTGGAGCAGGTGGTTGATTTTTATGCCGAAGGTGTTCATTTTACCAAGTACACCGACCCTTTAATGAAGCATGAGGGAGGGATTAATCTCAACCAACAACAAAGGGTGGATTTGATCGCTTTCCTGAACACACTGACCGACGAAAGTTATCTTTCGAATGAGGAACTTTCGAACCCCTTCAATACGAATGAAAAAAATTAACAATTTTCTCAACGCTATCCTTATCTTTGCCCTTAAATTCAGCCATTTGAGGCATTTTTAGAAAGAAAGCGTTCGTTAAGGTGTTAAAGAAATTTTGGAATAAGTCCCACTTTGGGAAAGTAGTGATTGTCGGGCTGGCAGCAGCTTTGGCTGGTGTCATTTTTATTGTAGGTTTTGTGTTGTCCATAAAAATGGGCGCCTTTGGGGATTTGCCCACAGCAGCAGACCTCAAAAAAATTGAGAATAATCAGGCGGCATTGGTGTACAGTGCCGACGGAAAAATATTGGGGAAATACTTCGTTCAAGAGCGTACCAATATCAAATATAAAGATCTTTCCCCTGATCTGGTACATGCTTTGGTGGCCACGGAAGATGCCCGCTTTTTCGAGCATGATGGTGTGGATTACCGTGCCTGGGCGCGGGTTTTTGTCAAAACATTGCTTTTAGGTAATCGCTCCTCGGGTGGAGGCTCTACCCTGACGCAGCAACTGGCCAAAAACCTCTTTCCAAGAGCGGGAGGCAGCAAGCTGGATTTGGTGGCTTCAAAAATCAAGGAAGTCATTATTGCCCGCACGATCGAAGATCTTTACACCAAAGAGGAAATCATTAATCTTTACCTGAACACGGTGCCTTTTGGCGATAATAGCTATGGAATTCAGACGGCGAGCCGTAAATTCTTCAGTTGTGAGCCCAAAGACCTCAGCACCCAGGATGCCGCGGTGTTGATCGGCATGCTCAAGGCCAATTATTATTATAACCCGAGGGTATTCCCTGACCACGCCTTCAAACGACGTAATATTGTGCTTTCGCAAATGCAGAAGTACAATTACCTTACATTGGCGCAGGAGGATTCTTTGCAACGCCTTCCCCTGAAAACCAAGTATCGTTCTTTTGGTCAAAATACGGGTATTGCCACTTATTTTAGGGAACAACTCAGAAGGGTGGTACTGGCCAAACTCGACAGTATTAATGAGGGATTTCCCAAAGAGCAGCAATATGATCTCTACCGTGATGGGCTGAAAATTTATACGACCATTGATTCCCGCATGCAAACACTGGCAGAAGAAGCCATGAAGGAGCATATGGTGAATTTACAAAAATCGTTCAATCAGCACTGGAAGGGGCGTACTCCATGGAAAGGGCACCCTGCCGTATTTGAACGTGCAAAAAGAAACAGCCAGCGCTATAAAAGCCTGTTGGCAGCCAAGGCAAGCCCTGAACAAATTGAGCAATCTTTTGCGACGCCAGTAAACATGGAAATCCTGACCGATGACTATGAGAAGAAGCTGGTGAAAATGAGCCCGAATGACTCGATCAAGCATTACCTGCATTTTCTGAATATGGGAATGG is a window from the Persicobacter psychrovividus genome containing:
- a CDS encoding transglutaminase-like domain-containing protein, which translates into the protein MVNEQEFKAMVSLLDDEDLTISGQISDKIMSMGTDVLPMLEQAWTDAPFDSPLQMRVGDILHQLQFIAVTEGMAAWKAGDQKDLLEGLYWIARYSYPDVVLEELRDDIDMIVRAVRHQFNPDGHPIKQVKAINEVLFDQMGFGPNSRNFHNPANSMINQVLNHKRGNPISLCAVYYLVAKKLGMPIAGVNLPNLFVLIYPHETTPFYINAFNKGLIFSKEDLQEYVRHLHIKIDPVYFEPCSHQAIIIRSLRNLIFSFKKLGDTERTNEVRSLLDIFVGN
- a CDS encoding DUF418 domain-containing protein; amino-acid sequence: MSTIKPTASSQRVASVDALRGFAILGILFANILSWSGYKFIPFTAMEGLKWHEFDSYISTFLSVFIDTKFYTIFSLLFGIGFYFQFKKFKNQADQKPFVDVYRRRMSFLILFGFIHMTFWSGDILMLYGMMGFILLELRNLTKENLLKVSMILLMSSLVLDVILMYVAPGYGVPDVALAKKHYIDMAPEAVSAAFMSGDWLTTLKVNAHNIMWRWFDFVPMGRPTKVLGLFLMGYYLAEQNFFNTTAKKGVNFWKFFIPGIALTLTGKYLIGGSMSAIPTQWSDILFKAIEVPGQVLLSLSYVCLLVVTYESNFGKKALQGLTDVGRMSFTNYLSHTIFGIVLFYGVGFGYFGQWSLTQIWIVAVGFYAFQIAFSRIWLKVFAFGPLEWGWRCLTYKTMFPIRRSTIAEQKRMAQQTA
- a CDS encoding NfeD family protein, which gives rise to MKFNQTGRFRPISLTLLFMLVQLSCWAQTKVFVMKIDSEIDPRMNRYVDLAFKEADAQQSDVVVIEMDTYGGAVNDADDIRTRILNYEQPVYVFINKDAASAGALISLACDSIYMTQGASIGAATVVVQTGEAAPDKYQSYMRSIMRSTAEAKGRDPKIAEAMVDQSLYIKDLSDSGKVLTLSTSEAIKWKIATGEAENIPELLERAGIDDYQLSHYELSATEKIIAFFLNPMISGVLIMIILGGIYFELQTPGVGFPIAASAIALTLYLVPHYLHGLAQYWEILMFIIGVGLLAAEIFVIPGFGFAGISGLILILAALGLGMVSNDFFNFDHVPTTQINNAITAVLLAFGLTTLLLLVMSFRLHKSSFIHKIALQDTQDSDEGYTVNTYEHNLVGLQGQAYTILRPSGKVEIEGKIYDAFTRGDYIEANSTIEVISQESNTLKVKKV
- a CDS encoding DUF4905 domain-containing protein, translated to MSKLQIIELPARLWKLQADVHSGTIGLEFREQDSLQANFALITPEGEMHGPFEMPEKWWVTLDAVIGAKLLVRSYEDHANPQTKKLWLLDTHAQEILWEVDKFLPNRVDQPWIYGHFIEGDEGKFAKINMDTAAASYLSQEKVADHENGDKSAEISHYVEGTTHFEQVHRFLSKKVGDFAVKAIDYFQSDGRIIISYYIYEGENLINKLHIFDREGTVLHHDILGTSLPTVALQSFFVLFGQLIFVNRHNQLSIYEL
- a CDS encoding LysM peptidoglycan-binding domain-containing protein encodes the protein MNCKKIAVAVSAFLLAFTFNVADASAQAIKTHTIQKGQTLYSIARQYHASVKELEELNPGLTNNIAAGQTIKVPAGTAQATASKKVHVVKSAETLYSISRQYNVSANQLIQYNNLKSTALTAGQALKIPSDGADAVKVASEIAKANSKKHKVQRGETLYAIAQKYQVSVANIKSWNAMKGNSLDVGQELIVGLGKAEASPVVVAEVNVPAKKETASPTKTLPATAAKSDKPVKEIPYSREEIQDGSEFKKVVERGMSGIMTGSEDTKKYLALHPTAPVGTIMQVRNDMNNRSVFVRVIGKLPPTGDNKKLVISLSKTAYERLGAFDQRFPVEVTYVP
- a CDS encoding chalcone isomerase family protein, which codes for MNSLKLFFVAFAMIFAFQAKAQKEVSGVKLPATTTVDGQKLTLNGAGTRSKYFMDLYVGALYLGASSKDAAGVVGADEVQSVKLTIISGLVTRDKFNSSTKEGFEASTNGNTEALKSEIDQFMGAFSEDISKQDAFDFNYIPGKGTQVLKNGKLLTTIEGMEFKKALFGIWLGNKPADKGLKSAMMGK